From the Manihot esculenta cultivar AM560-2 chromosome 3, M.esculenta_v8, whole genome shotgun sequence genome, one window contains:
- the LOC110610606 gene encoding actin-related protein 2/3 complex subunit 4 produces MASTLRLYLTCIRNTLEAAMCLQNFPCQEVERHNKPEVELKTSPELLLNPILICRNEAEKCLIETSINSLRISLKVKQADELENILAKKFLRFLSMRAEAFQVLRRKPIQGYDISFLITNYHCEEMQKQKLIDFIVQFMEDIDKEISELKMSVNTRGRLVATEFLKQFI; encoded by the exons ATG GCAAGCACTTTGAGGTTGTATTTGACATGCATAAGGAACACTCTCGAGGCAGCTATGTGCTTGCAG AATTTTCCCTGCCAAGAAGTTGAAAGGCATAATAAACCAGAGGTTGAACTCAA GACAAGCCCAGAACTTCTCCTAAATCCT ATTTTGATATGTCGAAATGAGGCTGAAAAATGCTTAATAGAAACTTCCATCAATTCGCTCCGTATAAGCCTCAAG GTAAAACAGGCAGATGAGCTGGAAAACATTTTAGCTAAAAAATTTCTTAGATTTTTGTCAATGAGAGCAGAAGCATTTCAAGTGTTAAGGCGAAAGCCAATACAG GGTTATGACATTAGCTTTCTCATAACAAACTACCATTGTGAGGAGATGCAGAAACAAAAACTGATAGATTTCATTGTGCAATTCATGGAA GATATTGATAAAGAGATAAGCGAATTAAAAATGTCAGTGAACACACGAGGGAGACTGGTTGCTACAGAGTTTCTAAAGCAATTTATTTAA
- the LOC110612417 gene encoding stemmadenine O-acetyltransferase produces MEVAVVSKEIIKPSSSTVHHLEPYKLSFFSQLTPTTYSPLIFFYPAVDANPKNITLKIMKLKRSLSEVLNLYYPYSGRLVDNHYIDRFNEGVPFFVAHVNGRLSDFLKNPEIEFLNRFLPCQPFTKEDMGVPQVAFQVNVFSCGGIAISSALSHKLTDAPSGCALIHSWAAISRGTLSEVVKPNCTESSIFFPPKNPFPEEHLSLMERLWFTEANYITRRFVFNAKAIASLRVKAKGEREFKPTRVEALSCFIWKCCMAISLAISGSPKPSILVEAVNLRTRTKPTMSNVSLGDVFWWATALADTSQQNRELHELASLLDEAIAQYNSDYMQSLQGDGGFETMSEYCDQLQGLFASENPDIFAFTSWCHLGVRRVNFGWGNPVWVGILGKAGPAFRNLTVFAEAIDGKGIEAWITLDEERMALLERDPEFLTYASTVQKISSL; encoded by the coding sequence ATGGAAGTGGCTGTCGTTTCAAAAGAAATCATAAAGCCATCATCATCAACTGTTCATCATCTAGAACCCTACAAGCTCTCATTCTTCAGTCAGCTCACTCCTACAACTTATTCTCCACTTATCTTTTTCTACCCCGCCGTTGATGCCAACCCCAAGAATATAACCCTGAAAATAATGAAACTTAAGCGATCTTTGTCAGAGGTTCTCAATCTCTACTATCCTTACTCTGGAAGGTTAGTTGATAACCACTATATTGATCGTTTTAATGAAGGTGTTCCTTTCTTTGTAGCCCATGTAAATGGAAGACTATCTGATTTTCTCAAAAACCCAGAAATCGAATTCTTGAACCGGTTCCTTCCATGTCAGCCTTTCACCAAGGAGGACATGGGTGTACCACAGGTAGCTTTTCAAGTGAACGTTTTTTCTTGTGGTGGAATAGCCATAAGCTCGGCTTTATCTCACAAGCTCACTGACGCACCAAGTGGTTGTGCTTTGATCCATTCATGGGCTGCTATCTCCCGTGGAACTCTCAGCGAGGTTGTAAAGCCTAATTGCACTGAATCATCGATTTTCTTCCCACCAAAAAACCCATTTCCAGAAGAGCATTTGTCGCTAATGGAGAGATTATGGTTCACTGAAGCTAACTATATTACTAGGAGATTTGTGTTTAATGCTAAAGCAATAGCTTCTCTTAGAGTTAAAGCCAAAGGAGAAAGAGAGTTCAAACCAACACGAGTTGAAGCACTGTCTTGCTTCATTTGGAAGTGTTGCATGGCAATATCACTGGCAATTTCTGGATCGCCAAAACCTTCCATTTTAGTGGAAGCAGTGAACCTTCGAACAAGAACAAAGCCAACCATGTCTAATGTTTCACTTGGAGATGTATTTTGGTGGGCAACAGCACTTGCTGATACATCTCAGCAAAACAGAGAATTACATGAATTGGCTAGCTTGCTTGACGAGGCCATTGCTCAATATAACAGTGATTACATGCAAAGCCTACAAGGTGATGGTGGATTTGAAACGATGTCGGAGTACTGCGACCAACTACAAGGATTATTTGCATCGGAAAATCCAGATATATTTGCATTCACAAGCTGGTGTCACCTTGGAGTGAGAAGGGTTAATTTTGGGTGGGGAAATCCTGTGTGGGTTGGTATTTTAGGCAAAGCTGGTCCTGCGTTTAGAAACCTCACTGTGTTTGCTGAGGCAATAGATGGTAAAGGGATTGAAGCATGGATCACATTAGATGAAGAAAGAATGGCTCTGCTTGAACGCGATCCTGAGTTTTTAACATATGCTTCCACCGTCCAAAAGATCTCAAGCTTGTGA
- the LOC110610254 gene encoding alkaline ceramidase: MADGIPSFWGPVTSADWCEKNYVYSSYIAEFFNTISNIPSILLALIGLINALRQRFEKRFSVLNISNMILAIGSMVYHSTLQHMQQQGDETPMVWEMLLYFYILYSPDWHYRSTMPTFLFIYGAAFAVCHALFRFGIGFKVHYAILCLLCIPRMYKYYIYTNDVSAKRLAKLYVGTISLGSICWLFDRILCSQISQWYFNPQGHALWHVFMGFNSYFANTFLMFCRAQQLGWNPKVVHFMSFFPYVKVQKPKTK, from the exons aTGGCCGATGGAATACCAAGTTTCTGGGGTCCTGTAACATCTGCTGATTGGTGTGAGAAAAATTATGTCTATTCTTCTTATATTGCGGAGTTTTTCAATACCATATCAAATATCCCAAGCATTCTTTTGGCACTTATTGGCCTTATAAATGCCCTGAGACAACGATTTGAGAAGAGGTTTAGTGTGCTTAACATATCTAATATGATACTTGCCATTGGAAGCATGGTGTACCACAGCACGTTACAACACAT GCAACAACAAGGTGATGAAACACCAATGGTATGGGAAATGCTTTTGTATTTCTACATCCTTTATTCTCCAGATTGGCACTACCGGAGCACAATGCCCACCTTCTTGTTCATCTATGGAGCTGCATTTGCGGTTTGTCATGCTTTGTTTCGTTTTGGAATTGGTTTTAAGGTGCACTATGCAATACTTTGTCTTCTCTGCATCCCCCGGATGTACAAATACTACATTTACACAAATGATGTATCTGCAAAGCGGCTTGCAAAATTATACGTGGGTACCATATCATTGGGGAGTATCTGTTGGCTCTTTGATCGCATTCTTTGCAGTCAAATTTCTCAGTGGTACTTCAATCCACAGGGACATGCTTTATGGCATGTCTTCATGGGTTTCAATTCATATTTTGCAAACACATTTCTGATGTTTTGTCGCGCTCAGCAGTTAGGGTGGAATCCTAAAGTTGTCCACTTCATGAGTTTTTTCCCATATGTTAAGGTTCAAAAACCGAAGACCAAGTGA
- the LOC110611452 gene encoding protein NO VEIN, whose amino-acid sequence MRGNRPHFRHRGGGSGRPQPPPTLPSHSPSLSIDPNLALQNIYLQNMANAMLHGFAPQQNFFPFHQNPNFPIQNTNFSIQNTNIPPPQQFPSCLTQQQSHPLQNSNFLIQNPTFAQQQQQQQHSSHNSAQKGGQNLPSSQNTEQQEHNESEQALEKVQHDLAQHQQQYPHNSAQHMPRQNPKKHIRKELIERVDRAVEKARQDLLAAGESVSAWKVSQAVLVTLQVDSWDSLGLRMQEVPSLHRLILTEGKVNAFINCFVGVRRITSLYDLEVAICENEGIEEFEELELGPLLRHPLVLHYFSVNSDATEVLKITTEDLILSLHEYMSTFRKKEINIDEFLDFVAKKQSVKGKGNLGVRIQGLGMHISFIREAKRSKNTTLKKCLETLKRKSEAKTSVNGSGNKCRKRPFLSTQKKDLDERFSAISQRVESFASAHKDFRGKHIRFDSSSSEDEESDDGTNIDKMNSSDEGSPFSLKNVNSNDRVSSCPYPSATEEMSRLGLKSEMGGQSSPHSSSSRHKRYDGSHRKKRKFDDVSCTASAPSKLLKQDTGKHNSHRSEVDNDAEEVTISSEDDISISDNSMRMFITNWKEVCKEHTVAEVLERMLKFYEPLDDRKASQRRKKIKSLFLSYPCIGLLNVAVTSMKCGMLDSIYDTFQAFTQHESPNTLPKNESIDVEPGENQKPVVPDADHSLQQTHSVAGVTVEEILGKIDKYYELDCQFGSHGKFLSEDKFISLKKLCGCEFWLVDQFGIKEFKSLGYGEFFIFLKEHTSLLPTELQKLLAGNICEKSSLEVSLLQHQLMVLVAQASNSLWESETISKKMISTLLVRQFPTLSFKIMENGSMEDFLHIVCENKNNVISKCVLFSATLLSDPSREDDIVESTGIRTNNAQNDSATSKNAIDVLLRAPMLSDLNSWSHWDLVFAPSLGPLVEWLLSEVNAKELLCLVTKDGKVIRIDQSANVDSFLEAALQRSPFQTAVKLLSLLSLAGGEKHVPLSLLKCYARHVFDVILKSHFENKEVQDNKKYFLLAKTVDEVANNLSGEVHKNSIQIDHLVSGASRFILDSLGYLPSEFRGFAAGVLLSGMQSMIKDAPSAILFECNQEERIMLHEIGLSNGIVEWIDDYHSFCVTGTTADLFTSSKSARLQAAESAVSIGFRHTENVLYMSTCDDGEAVAPQEEDVHDEASTETSPTVQGAVSSHEVGSGCAEKTSEFDRQKDSALVIESIRRDEFGLDPNLSCMENTMLRKQHARLGRALHCLSQELYSEDSHFLLELVQNADDNIYPESVEPTLTFILQESGIIVLNNEQGFSAQNIRALCDVGNSTKKGSGSGYIGQKGIGFKSVFRVTDAPEIHSNGFHIKFDLSDGQIGFVLPTIVPPCNVDVFSRLLSRETVQMDKKFWNTCIVLPFRSKLSEGTAMKMFSDLHPSLLLFLHRLQCIIFRNMLNDSLIVMRKEILRDGIIKVSCGKDKMTWLVASQKLQAHASRPKVQTTEIAIAFTLEESDNGDYRPHLDQQPVFAFLPLRTYGLKFIIQGDFVLPSSREEVDKNDPWNEWLLTNFPGLFVNAERSFCALSCFTENPGKAVTAFMSFVPLVGEVHGFFSALPKAIALELRRTSCLLLEGDNHKMVPPCNVLRGWNEQARILLPEGLLQEHLGLGFLDKNIVLSDSLANALGVAEYGPEILIKFMACLCRTENGLKSMGFDWLSSFLSSLYIMFSHSSGSANLVDKLQQIPFIPLSDGTYSSVDRGTIWLHSDILSTRFDGAQELVAFPQLYVKLQTVNPALFSASAADGTSVDNSARMLQKIGVQQLSAHEIVKVHILPSISDDRITNSDEGLMTDYLCFVMIHLQSNCPHCCVERKYIISELQNKAYILTNLGYRRPAETSIHFSKEYGNPININKLVNVVDMKWHEVDITYLKHPVNDSLSNGLMKWRGFFQEIGVTDFVQVVQIEKGVSDLSHTLLKNITWDTEMVSPGSVAKDWVSHELVQILSHLSISGDRDRCKYLLEVLDRLWDDNFSDKGTGYCISESSVCGRRFKSSFLSSIHDVPWVVSSMDDELHYPCDLFYDCDVVHCILGGSAPYALPKVSSAKLLGDIGFKTKVTLDDTLEVLRIWRESQAPFKASITQMSKLYTFIWDEMTPSKKKVLEALDSVSFIFIPCESGSRHEGLVSGVFLSSEEVYWHDPTGSIDNMKNTHPQSGLTVVPQRPLSKTLCNIYSGLHDFFVKECGVHEFPSCRSYFDILRQLASVALPSQAASTVLQVFLKWTDGLKSASLCSEDISYMKECLLKVEYTILPTIQDRWVSLHPSFGLVCWCDDKNLKKIFKDIDNIDFLYFGNLSDSEEEVLQTQVSDLMHNLGIPALSEIITREAIYYGPADSSFKAALVDWALPYAQRYIYSIHPEKYLQFKLYGLNNLKQLKITVVEKLFYRNVIKSCGGASKKRYECSCLLQGNTLYTTSESDSHVLFLELSRLFFDGTSNLHLANFLHMITTMAESGSTEDQTEFFIVNSQKVPRLPDDESAWSLSSISTLTENDESLKTGAASMAINDQKTSKYKRKVGISSNWPPVDWKTAPGFSYARANGFKTQAVVSHPSSSCKTEEDDSEDIIIETDTSVPVEIDTDWAIEENTAGSILLRPESVDTHSAHACNQTPNLDISSDPVGLPLIAYVPEPSSIVFSRREKLNIGTADVSQLLLTGRLGERVAFKYLTEKFGEEVVKWVNEDRETGLPYDIVIEEENGKEYFEVKATKSARKDWFMISMRECQFAIEKGDSYSIVHVVLLSNNTAKVTVFKNPAKQCQAGKLQLVFMMPRQQRESTVIS is encoded by the exons ATGCGCGGGAACCGTCCCCACTTCCGGCACCGAGGCGGCGGCAGTGGCCGCCCCCAACCACCGCCAACGCTACCGTCACACTCTCCTTCTTTAAGTATAGATCCCAATTTAGCCCTTCAAAACATTTACTTGCAGAACATGGCTAATGCTATGCTTCATGGTTTTGCTCCACAACAAAACTTCTTCCCTTTCCACCAGAACCCTAACTTCCCAATCCAAAACACTAATTTTTCAATCCAAAATACCAATATCCCTCCTCCGCAGCAATTCCCCAGCTGTTTAACTCAACAGCAGTCTCATCCCCTCCAAAACTCCAACTTCCTAATTCAAAATCCAACTTTTGCACAacaacagcagcagcagcagcattcTTCTCATAACTCAGCTCAAAAAGGAGGTCAAAACTTGCCTTCTTCTCAAAATACAGAACAGCAAGAACACAATGAAAGTGAGCAAGCATTGGAGAAGGTGCAGCATGATTTAGCTCAACATCAACAGCAATATCCTCACAACTCAGCTCAACACATGCCTCGTCAAAATCCAAAAAAACATATACGGAAAGAACTTATTGAGAGAGTTGACCGAGCAGTGGAGAAGGCCCGGCAGGATCTTCTTGCGGCAGGAGAGAGTGTGTCAGCATGGAAGGTGTCCCAGGCTGTGCTTGTGACCCTGCAGGTTGACTCGTGGGACTCTTTGGGGCTTCGAATGCAGGAGGTGCCATCGCTGCACCGGCTTATTCTCACTGAAGGGAAG GTTAATGCATTTATTAATTGCTTTGTTGGAGTCCGGAGAATTACATCATTGTACGATTTGGAAGTGGCAATTTGCGAAAATGAGGGTATTGAGGAGTTTGAAGAACTGGAATTGGGCCCTTTGCTGCGACATCCACTAGTCTTGCATTATTTTTCGGTGAATTCTGATGCAACTGAAGTGTTGAAGATAACTACTGAGGACCTTATCTTGAgccttcatgagtacatgagtacttttagaaaaaaagaaattaatattgATGAGTTTCTGGATTTCGTTGCAAAGAAGCAATCTGTCAAGGGAAAGGGAAATCTTGGCGTGCGTATTCAAGGCTTGGG AATGCATATTTCTTTTATTAGGGAAGCCAAGAGATCTAAAAATACAACTCTAAAGAAATGTCTGGAGACATTGAAAAGAAAATCTGAAGCCAAGACATCAGTGAATGGATCTGGTAATAAATGCCGGAAACGTCCCTTTTTATCCACACAGAAAAAGGATCTGGATGAACGTTTTTCTGCCATATCTCAGCGTGTTGAATCTTTTGCCTCAGCACATAAGGATTTCCGTGGAAAGCACATAAGATTTGATTCATCAAGCTCAGAGGATGAAGAAAGTGATGATGGTACAAATATTGATAAAATGAATAGCAGTGATGAGGGGAGTCCGTTCTCATTAAAGAATGTCAATAGTAATGATAGAGTGAGTAGCTGTCCTTACCCATCTGCAACTGAAGAAATGTCGCGACTAGGTTTGAAAAGTGAAATGGGTGGCCAATCTTCTCCTCATAGTAGCAGCTCAAGGCACAAAAGGTATGATGGATCGcatagaaagaaaagaaaatttgatgATGTAAGTTGCACTGCCTCTGCGCCTTCCAAATTGCTTAAACAAGACACAGGGAAACACAATAGTCATAGAAGTGAAGTTGACAATGATGCTGAGGAGGTCACCATCTCAAGTGAAGACGATATTTCAATCTCTGATAACTCCATGAGAATGTTTATAACAAACTGGAAGGAGGTGTGCAAGGAGCATACTGTGGCTGAG GTTCTCGAGAGAATGCTCAAGTTTTATGAACCCTTGGATGATAGGAAGGCTTCTCAACGAAGGAAAAAAATCAAGTCATTGTTTTTATCTTACCCATGTATTGGATTGCTCAATGTTGCT GTGACATCTATGAAATGTGGAATGTTGGATAGCATCTATGATACTTTCCAAGCCTTTACTCAACATGAATCACCCAACACCCTTCCCAAGAATGAGAGCATTGATGTTGAACCAGGTGAAAATCAGAAGCCAGTTGTCCCTGATGCGGACCATAGCCTACAGCAAACACACA GTGTAGCAGGTGTTACAGTTGAAGAGATTCTTGGGAAAATTGACAAGTATTATGAACTTGATTGCCAGTTTGGAAGTCATGGAAAATTTCTTTCTGAGGACAAATTTATTTCCTTGAAGAAGCTTTGTGGTTGTGAGTTCTGGTTGGTTGACCAATTTGGTATTAAGGAATTCAAGTCCCTTGGTTATGGGGAATTTTTCATTTTCCTAAAGGAACACACCTCTTTATTACCTACTGAACTACAGAAGCTCTTAGCTGGTAACATATGTGAAAAGTCTTCTCTGGAGGTTTCCCTGCTTCAGCATCAGTTGATGGTGTTGGTAGCACAGGCTTCAAATAGTTTATGGGAGAGTGAAACTATCTCCAAAAAGATGATTTCCACATTGCTTGTAAGGCAATTTCCTACGCTTAGCTTCAAAATTATGGAGAATGGATCAATGGAAGACTTTTTGCACATTGTATGTGAAAATAAGAATAATGTGATTTCAAAATGTGTTCTGTTTTCTGCAACATTGTTATCAGATCCATCAAGGGAAGATGATATTGTGGAAAGCACTGGCATAAGAACCAATAATGCCCAGAATGATTCTGCTACCTCCAAGAATGCAATTGACGTTTTGCTTAGGGCACCTATGTTATCTGATTTAAATTCATGGTCACATTGGGACCTTGTGTTTGCACCTTCTCTTGGTCCTCTTGTAGAATGGTTGTTGAGTGAGGTGAATGCCAAAGAATTGTTGTGTTTGGTAACAAAGGATGGTAAGGTGATTCGAATTGATCAGTCTGCTAATGTAGATTCATTCTTGGAAGCTGCGCTTCAAAGGTCACCCTTCCAAACAGCAGTCAAACTGTTATCTCTGTTGTCATTGGCTGGGGGGGAAAAGCATGTCCCTTTGTCCCTCCTAAAATGTTATGCACGTCATGTATTTGATGTCATTTTGAAGAGTCATTTTGAAAATAAGGAAGTGCAGGACAACAAGAAGTACTTTTTGCTTGCAAAAACAGTTGATGAGGTTGCGAATAATTTAAGTGGTGAAGTGCATAAAAACTCAATCCAAATAGATCATTTGGTGTCTGGTGCCTCAAGATTTATACTTGATTCTCTTGGTTATCTGCCTTCAGAATTTCGTGGTTTTGCTGCTGGTGTTTTGCTTTCTGGAATGCAGTCTATGATTAAAGATGCCCCTTCAGCCATATTGTTTGAATGCAACCAAGAAGAGCGTATCATGCTTCATGAAATAGGATTATCTAATGGTATAGTGGAGTGGATTGATGATTACCACTCATTTTGTGTAACTGGTACCACTGCTGACTTGTTCACATCTTCTAAGTCAGCACGATTGCAAGCTGCTGAATCTGCAGTAAGCATAGGCTTCAGGCATACCGAAAATGTACTTTATATGTCTACTTGTGATGATGGGGAAGCAGTTGCACCTCAAGAGGAAGATGTGCATGATGAAGCAAGTACTGAAACTAGTCCCACTGTTCAAGGTGCAGTTTCCAGCCATGAAGTCGGCAGTGGTTGTGCAGAAAAAACATCTGAGTTTGATAGACAAAAGGATTCAGCCCTGGTTATTGAATCAATCAGGAGAGATGAATTTGGTTTGGATCCAAATCTTTCATGCATGGAGAACACCATGTTGAGAAAGCAGCATGCTCGCTTAGGGAGAGCACTTCATTGTCTTTCTCAGGAATTATACTCCGAGGATTCTCATTTTCTTCTTGAGCTG GTTCAAAATGCTGATGATAATATCTATCCTGAAAGCGTGGAACCAACTCTTACATTCATTCTTCAAGAATCAGGTATTATTGTGCTAAACAATGAGCAGGGCTTCTCCGCTCAAAATATAAGAGCTCTTTGTGATGTTGGAAATTCAACCAAAAAAGGATCTGGCAGTGGATACATAGGGCAAAAAGGAATTGGCTTCAAATCAGTCTTTCGG GTAACTGATGCTCCAGAGATTCATTCGAATggttttcatatcaaatttgatTTAAGTGATGGTCAGATTGGTTTTGTTTTGCCCACAATTGTACCTCCTTGCAATGTTGACGTGTTTAGCAGGCTGTTGTCTAGAGAGACTGTTCAAATGGATAAGAAGTTTTGGAACACTTGTATTGTGCTTCCTTTCCGATCAAAATTATCAGAAGGAACCGCCATGAAAATGTTTTCAGATCTTCATCCTTCTTTACTACTCTTTCTTCATCGGCTACAGTGTATTATCTTTCGTAATATGCTTAACGATTCACTTATTGTGATGAGGAAAGAAATTCTGCGAGATGGTATTATCAAGGTTTCATGTGGAAAAGATAAAATGACTTGGCTTGTTGCCTCTCAGAAGTTGCAGGCACATGCCAGTCGTCCTAAAGTTCAGACAACTGAAATAGCCATAGCATTTACACTGGAGGAATCAGATAATGGGGATTACCGTCCACATTTGGACCAACAACCTGTTtttgcttttcttcctctaAGAACATATGGTCTGAAATTTATTATTCAAGGCGACTTTGTTCTTCCTTCATCTAGAGAAGAAGTAGATAAGAATGATCCTTGGAATGAGTGGTTGTTGACAAATTTTCCTGGTTTGTTTGTTAACGCAGAGAGATCATTTTGTGCTCTTTCTTGTTTTACGGAGAATCCAGGAAAAGCTGTGACAGCTTTTATGAGCTTTGTCCCACTTGTTGGGGAGGTGCACGGTTTTTTTTCTGCACTTCCTAAAGCAATTGCTTTAGAATTACGAAGGACGAGTTGCCTCCTTCTGGAAGGGGACAATCACAAAATGGTTCCTCCATGCAATGTTTTGAGAGGTTGGAATGAACAAGCTCGCATTCTTCTACCTGAGGGCTTGCTTCAAGAACACCTTGGCCTTGGATTCTTAGATAAGAATATAGTGTTGTCTGATTCACTTGCAAATGCACTGGGTGTTGCAGAGTATGGGCCtgaaattcttataaaatttatgGCTTGTTTATGCCGTACAGAAAATGGCTTAAAGTCGATGGGTTTTGATTGGTTATCTTCTTTCCTAAGTTCGCTTTATATAATGTTTTCCCATTCTTCTGGATCAGCCAATCTTGTAGATAAGCTTCAGCAGATACCGTTTATTCCTCTTTCGGATGGGACATACAGCTCAGTGGATAGGGGGACAATTTGGTTACATTCTGATATTTTAAGTACTAGGTTTGATGGTGCACAGGAGCTGGTGGCGTTTCCACAATTATATGTTAAACTTCAGACTGTAAATCCTGCCCTCTTTTCTGCATCAGCTGCTGATGGGACTTCAGTGGACAATAGTGCTAGGATGCTTCAAAAAATTGGCGTTCAACAGCTGTCTGCACATGAAATTGTTAAGGTCCACATTTTACCATCTATATCTGATGACAGAATCACAAATAGTGATGAGGGTTTAATGACCGATTATCTCTGCTTTGTGATGATACACCTACAATCTAACTGCCCTCATTGTTGTGTTGAAAGAAAATACATTATATCTGAGTTGCAAAATAAAGCTTATATTTTGACAAATCTTGGATATAGAAGACCTGCTGAGACATCTATTCATTTCAGTAAAGAATATGGAAATCCtatcaatataaataaattggtCAATGTTGTAGATATGAAATGGCATGAGGTTGATATCACCTATTTGAAGCATCCAGTAAATGATTCACTTTCCAATGGGTTGATGAAATGGAGGGGATTTTTCCAGGAAATTGGTGTGACAGATTTTGTGCAAGTTGTACAAATTGAAAAAGGTGTTTCTGATTTATCTCATACTCTTTTGAAGAATATAACATGGGATACTGAGATGGTTTCCCCTGGATCAGTAGCTAAAGATTGGGTATCCCATGAGTTAGTGCAGATATTATCTCATTTGTCAATAAGTGGCGATAGGGATCGTTGTAAATATCTTTTGGAGGTTCTTGATAGACTATGGGATGATAACTTTAGTGACAAAGGCACTGGTTATTGTATTTCAGAATCTAGTGTTTGTGGCAGAAGATTCAAGTCTTCCTTTCTAAGTAGCATCCATGATGTTCCATGGGTAGTATCAAGCATGGATGATGAGCTCCACTACCCCTGTGATTTATTCTATGATTGCGATGTGGTGCACTGTATCCTGGGTGGTTCTGCTCCGTATGCTCTTCCAAAG GTGAGTAGCGCAAAGTTGTTGGGTGATATTGGCTTTAAGACTAAAGTTACTCTTGATGACACCTTGGAAGTTTTAAGAATATGGAGGGAATCACAAGCCCCTTTCAAGGCCAG CATAACACAAATGTCTAAACTGTACACATTTATCTGGGATGAAATGACTCCTTCAAAGAAGAAAGTTTTAGAGGCACTTGATTCAGTTTCGTTTATCTTTATTCCATGTGAATCTGGTTCAAGGCATGAGGGTCTTGTGTCTGGCGTATTCTTGTCTTCTGAAGAAGTTTACTGGCATGATCCAACTGGTTCTATTGACAACATGAAGAATACTCATCCTCAAAGTGGTCTGACAGTTGTGCCTCAGCGGCCCTTAAGCAAGACATTATGCAATATTTATTCAGGACTTCATGACTTTTTTGTGAAAGAATGTGGGGTGCATGAATTCCCTTCTTGCCGTAGCTATTTCGATATTTTACGACAGTTAGCATCTGTTGCTTTGCCATCACAGGCTGCTAGTACG GTCTTGCAAGTCTTTCTGAAGTGGACTGATGGACTGAAATCTGCATCACTGTGTTCTGAAGATATCAGTTACATGAAAGAATGTCTTCTGAAAGTGGAATATACAATACTTCCCACTATACAAGATAGGTGGGTTTCATTGCACCCTTCATTTGGCCTCGTATGCTGGTGTGATGATAAGAATTTGAAGAAGATCTTTAAGGATATCGACAATATTGATTTCCTGTACTTTGGCAATCTTAGCGACTCCGAGGAAGAGGTGCTTCAAACTCAGGTCTCTGACCTGATGCATAATTTAGGGATTCCTGCTCTCTCAGAG ATTATAACTCGAGAAGCAATATACTATGGTCCAGCTGACTCTAGCTTCAAAGCTGCATTGGTTGACTGGGCGCTTCCTTATGCTCAGCGTTATATCTATAGTATACACCCTGAAAAGTATCTCCAATTTAAGCTGTATGGATTGAATAATCTCAAGCAGCTAAAGATTACTGTTGTTGAGAAGTTATTTTACAGAAATGTGATAAAAAGTTGTGGTGGTGCATCCAAGAAGCGATATGAATGTAGCTGTCTTCTGCAG GGTAATACATTGTACACAACTTCAGAATCAGATTCACATGTCCTATTTTTGGAACTTTCTCGTTTGTTCTTTGATGGTACTTCAAATTTACACCTGGCAAATTTCCTTCATATGATCACAACGATGGCTGAATCTGGCTCCACCGAGGACCAAACAGAGTTCTTCATTGTCAACAGCCAAAAGGTGCCAAGGCTTCCTGATGATGAATCTGCTTGGTCACTCTCATCTATTTCTACTTTGACAGAGAATGATGAATCACTTAAGACAGGCGCTGCATCAATGGCAATAAATGATCAGAAGACCTCCAAGTACAAGAGGAAAGTAGGAATCAGCTCTAATTGGCCACCTGTAGATTGGAAAACTGCACCGGGCTTTAGTTATGCTCGTGCAAATGGTTTTAAGACTCAGGCTGTTGTATCACATCCTAGCAGTTCATGCAAGACTGAGGAGGATGATTCAGAGGACATCATCATTGAGACAGATACTTCAGTTCCAGTTGAGATCGATACTGATTGGGCTATTGAAGAGAACACAGCAGGATCAATTTTACTTCGCCCTGAAAGTGTGGACACACATTCTGCTCATGCTTGCAATCAGACTCCAAATTTGGATATTTCATCCGACCCTGTTGGCTTACCTCTCATTGCTTATGTCCCTGAACCAAGTTCGATAGTATTTTCCAGGAGAGAGAAGTTGAACATTGGGACAGCTGATGTGTCACAATTACTGCTTACTGGAAGGCTAGGGGAGCGTGTAGCTTTCAAATATTTGACTGAAAAATTTGGCGAGGAAGTAGTGAAGTGGGTTAATGAAGACAGAGAAACTGGGTTGCCCTATGATATAGTTATAGAGGAGGAAAATGGGAAAGAATACTTCGAAGTAAAAGCAACAAAATCTGCAAGGAAGGACTGGTTCATGATATCAATGAGAGAGTGCCAATTTGCAATTGAAAAAGGTGATTCTTATAGCATTGTTCATGTGGTTCTTCTAAGTAATAATACAGCGAAGGTCACAGTATTCAAAAATCCAGCAAAACAATGTCAGGCAGGCAAGTTGCAATTGGTATTTATGATGCCAAGGCAGCAGAGGGAATCTACTGTCATCTCCTAA